In the genome of Trypanosoma brucei gambiense DAL972 chromosome 11, complete sequence, the window cttttttattccttacCTCCCACTCTCCAACCtaataacaacacaaaagTGCAAACTCTTAtgcactttttttcctttccttctttttttgtttcgggaGGGGGGGAGTTCTTCTCTctcactctcccttcttcttctctctacaACATTCCTCTCCTATGCTAGGTGGTTTGCTCGCCTCTGTCGTCACATGACTCAAGCCCATTCTTTTTACTCCCCCTCCCCTAACTTCTGACTTGGCTTTTACTTTTCGGGTTCCATTACGCTCTCTCCTCCCCGCCGCAGATGATACACACAAACcaacccccctcccccactttccctcctcttctgcacatattttatattacttcctccttttcccaaTTCCCCTCACCAGAGTTAATTACCTCTTTGTGTGTTAGCCTTCTCTTACCACCTCTCCCTTCCCAGGCAACAAGAAAGCCGAACAACAACTCACACTGATATATCCCTCAACTACACAAGTAAATACGGAGAATAGGAGAAGGTGACTGACGAAGTCGTTCCAAATATTCCCCTCCAAATCAACCGATTCTTCTGTTACAAGAAATAATCCGGCACAGTAGGCTTGGACGACTCCCGTGCATCATCCGGAGCGGCCTCAAAAAGtttaaaatttttgttgAGGTGTTCGTCTAACTCTAGAATCGAGGCGACATTCATGCAGCGATAGCAATAGTTCGGCGCCGACCAGACTGTCACAAGCGCATCGTTGAACATTACCTTGTAACCTTCCATCACAAGCTGGTGCGAACGGCACAGAAGGTCCAGTTTATTCGATTCAAGGAAAGTACGTACGACATCCTCGCCGTAGAGGTATCCAGCGCCGCGCGGGCTTAGGCCCCACCCTTCAATTTCCTCAGGATCTGACCATAAGAGATCACACATGGCCCCTTCATGCGGTACCTCACACCGGCGCTCGATAGCCTCCATTTGACTTACAGTGGAAATCATTGGCGAAAGCCCGGCGTGCACACACAGTATCTTTTCCTCGACAACACACACGAGAGGAAGGAGATCAAATACATCTGTGCAGTAGCGCCACACGTTTACACTTCCGTACTTACGAAGGCACTCGTCGTAGAAACCGTAGACTTGGGTGATTTGGCGGGACTCGTGATTGCCGCGAAGGAGTGCTACGCGACTGGTATACTTCACCTTAAGGGCAAGCAGTAAGAGAAATGTCTCCACACCATGGTGGCCGCGATCGACGTAGTCGCCCATAAATACATAATTGACGTCAGGAACATCACCTCCCACACGAAACATCTCAATAAGATCAAAAAATTGAGCATGAATGTCACCCACGATCGTACACGGTGCGCGAATAACATGCGTGTTTGATTCCCCATCAAGAATACTGCGCGCCTTATTACACAACTTCATAACCTCAGATTCCCGGGGGCATACCCCCTTCCCGACAGTTTCCAGGAACTGGTCTATCGTGTCCATGAGGGGTTGCTCTAAGAACAGTGGCGCAAACTACAAAACCTTcttcaaaatgaaaaaatgagTGCGGCAGCGTAAGCAGTCAAACAGCGAGGCAAATAtgaatatatgcacacatacgaagaaaagaaaaagaacgcTTCCGTCAGTGCAAACAGTGATAAAGGCAACAAAGCATACGATGACCGAGTAGCTTGGAAAAGGCACCTGCACGTGCAGGTGGAAACATAAAGTTGCGCGCTAACGTAGATGTTGACTCAAACGTTATATGCAagtccgaaaaaaaaaatctgagAGGGGA includes:
- a CDS encoding protein phosphatase 2A catalytic subunit; the protein is MDTIDQFLETVGKGVCPRESEVMKLCNKARSILDGESNTHVIRAPCTIVGDIHAQFFDLIEMFRVGGDVPDVNYVFMGDYVDRGHHGVETFLLLLALKVKYTSRVALLRGNHESRQITQVYGFYDECLRKYGSVNVWRYCTDVFDLLPLVCVVEEKILCVHAGLSPMISTVSQMEAIERRCEVPHEGAMCDLLWSDPEEIEGWGLSPRGAGYLYGEDVVRTFLESNKLDLLCRSHQLVMEGYKVMFNDALVTVWSAPNYCYRCMNVASILELDEHLNKNFKLFEAAPDDARESSKPTVPDYFL